One window from the genome of Candidatus Rhabdochlamydia sp. T3358 encodes:
- a CDS encoding ATP-binding protein, translating to MLYPFVGRKRELKLLNDLFQKRSASLVVMKGRRRIGKSRLSQEFAKNVPHYIFSGIPPTASISAKDQREEFARQLHRKMNIPLPRADDWGDLFWLLAERIQKGKTVLVLDEISWMGSKDHTFLGKLKIAWDLYFKNNPELVVILCGSISSWIEKNILSSTGFMGRISLDITLEELSLHECNEFWNREQTRVSSFDKFKILSVTGGVPRYLEEILPKQSAESNIQRLCFQKEGFLFSEFERIFSDLFSTRSTIYKKITQRLAEGPCELKSIYAALDVEKNGVISDYMDDLVTAGFVSQDFTWHLKTGVDAKFSHYRLRDNYLRFYLKYINPNKKKIEREEMQLPSQWQSIMGLQFENLVLSNRKPLHKLLDIDPSDIVNANPFFQRKTKDQSGCQIDYMIQNKFGTCYLCEIKFSSHKITTHVIDEVKQKIACLNLPRQISLRPVLIHVNGVNKQVQTSNFFSYIIDFNDLL from the coding sequence ATGCTATATCCCTTTGTCGGTCGTAAAAGAGAGCTTAAACTTCTTAATGATCTTTTCCAAAAAAGATCAGCAAGCCTTGTAGTTATGAAAGGAAGACGACGGATTGGGAAAAGCAGATTATCACAAGAATTTGCCAAAAATGTCCCCCATTATATCTTTTCAGGAATTCCTCCTACAGCAAGCATTTCAGCTAAGGATCAAAGAGAAGAATTTGCACGTCAATTACATCGCAAAATGAACATCCCTCTTCCAAGGGCAGATGATTGGGGCGATTTATTTTGGCTTCTTGCAGAACGGATCCAAAAAGGAAAAACGGTTCTTGTCTTAGATGAAATCAGTTGGATGGGATCCAAAGATCATACGTTTCTTGGAAAGCTTAAAATAGCTTGGGATCTTTATTTCAAAAATAATCCAGAGTTAGTTGTGATTCTTTGCGGATCTATTTCAAGCTGGATAGAAAAAAACATTTTGAGCAGCACCGGTTTTATGGGCAGAATTTCTTTAGATATTACTCTTGAAGAGCTCTCTTTACACGAATGTAATGAGTTTTGGAATAGAGAGCAAACAAGGGTTTCTTCTTTTGATAAATTCAAAATCCTTTCTGTTACAGGCGGCGTCCCTCGCTATCTAGAAGAAATTCTACCTAAGCAAAGTGCAGAGAGCAATATTCAAAGACTATGTTTTCAAAAAGAAGGTTTTCTATTTAGCGAATTTGAAAGGATTTTTTCAGATTTATTTTCCACAAGAAGCACTATTTATAAAAAAATTACTCAGAGATTGGCAGAGGGCCCTTGTGAACTTAAAAGTATCTATGCTGCGCTAGATGTAGAAAAAAATGGAGTTATCTCCGATTATATGGATGACTTAGTAACCGCTGGTTTTGTTTCTCAAGACTTCACATGGCACCTCAAAACAGGTGTAGACGCAAAATTTAGCCACTATCGCCTTAGAGATAATTATTTAAGATTTTATCTTAAATATATCAACCCTAACAAAAAAAAAATCGAAAGAGAAGAAATGCAATTGCCTTCCCAATGGCAATCAATAATGGGTTTACAATTCGAAAATCTTGTTCTTAGCAATCGAAAACCCCTTCATAAACTTCTTGATATCGACCCTTCTGATATCGTTAATGCTAATCCATTTTTTCAACGTAAAACCAAGGATCAATCAGGTTGTCAAATCGACTATATGATCCAAAATAAATTCGGTACATGTTACCTTTGCGAAATCAAATTCAGCAGTCATAAAATTACAACGCATGTAATTGATGAAGTAAAACAGAAAATCGCTTGTTTAAATCTTCCTAGACAGATCTCGCTAAGGCCTGTATTGATTCATGTCAATGGTGTTAATAAACAAGTTCAAACAAGCAATTTTTTTTCTTATATTATCGATTTTAATGATCTATTATAA
- a CDS encoding CDP-alcohol phosphatidyltransferase family protein — MIGLSNSLSLLRAPLAFLFLYESIPVRITAIILAMLTDIVDGYLARKRRAVTRLGAILDPAMDKFFVFFILSILLMEKRLPIWQACAIVSRDFFLCLFGLYLSFRSAWAGYRFQSIRWGKVSTALQFFILIGLAIGYRFPSYLYLLFITLGLLAFIELFKRQLLVVKQNSS; from the coding sequence ATGATTGGTTTATCAAATAGCTTATCACTTTTGCGCGCCCCTCTAGCATTTTTATTTCTATATGAAAGCATTCCTGTGCGTATCACTGCTATTATTCTAGCCATGCTAACCGATATAGTAGATGGTTACTTAGCACGCAAACGTCGAGCTGTTACAAGGCTTGGAGCTATTTTAGATCCTGCCATGGATAAATTTTTTGTATTTTTTATTTTATCTATTTTGTTGATGGAAAAAAGATTGCCTATCTGGCAAGCCTGTGCGATTGTTTCGCGTGATTTTTTCTTGTGTTTATTTGGACTCTATTTAAGTTTTCGCTCTGCTTGGGCAGGATATCGATTTCAATCGATTCGATGGGGTAAAGTGTCTACAGCCCTACAGTTTTTTATTTTAATCGGGTTAGCTATAGGCTATCGATTCCCTTCCTATTTATATTTGTTATTCATAACACTCGGTCTTTTAGCTTTTATAGAGCTCTTTAAAAGACAGCTATTAGTTGTTAAGCAAAATAGTTCTTAA
- a CDS encoding DedA family protein, whose protein sequence is MEYLLELITRHAHNAHWYVFGGIILAGFNIPLSTDLLILLSAFIAATIMPEHTWHLLISVVLGCYFSAWCAYWMGRLFGAQLSRFKWFQSIFHLNRMKKIRNFYERYGFLTLLIGRFIPFGVRNCIFMSSGMSRFNFLRFIFMDAFACLIWSGICFYLFYSFSQFYTVIWQHFKTANIFVLIVFGVTVIAGIWYKQWKRVQKANPSTN, encoded by the coding sequence ATGGAATATTTGTTAGAACTTATTACGCGTCATGCCCACAATGCCCATTGGTATGTATTTGGAGGGATTATTTTAGCTGGTTTTAACATACCCTTAAGTACAGATTTGCTAATTTTGCTCAGTGCTTTTATTGCTGCTACCATCATGCCAGAACACACCTGGCATCTATTGATAAGCGTTGTCCTTGGCTGTTACTTTTCCGCTTGGTGCGCTTATTGGATGGGTCGCCTTTTCGGCGCCCAGTTATCTAGATTTAAATGGTTTCAATCAATCTTTCATTTAAATCGGATGAAAAAAATCAGAAATTTTTATGAAAGATACGGATTTTTAACCCTTCTTATTGGACGTTTTATCCCTTTTGGAGTACGCAACTGTATTTTCATGTCTTCTGGAATGAGTCGTTTTAATTTTCTTCGATTCATCTTTATGGATGCTTTTGCCTGTCTAATTTGGAGCGGGATTTGCTTTTATTTATTTTACAGTTTTAGTCAATTTTATACAGTTATATGGCAACACTTTAAAACAGCCAATATTTTTGTATTGATAGTTTTCGGTGTGACGGTAATTGCAGGAATTTGGTATAAGCAATGGAAAAGGGTCCAAAAAGCGAATCCTTCTACAAACTAG
- a CDS encoding phosphoglycerate kinase: protein MSKLQLKQLDVKNKKVLLRVDLNVPINEKGIITDDTRIKEALTSIQYILRNKGSVILMSHLGRPKGKPDSKLSLEPCAKALALLLKRPVLMAKDCIGPSAQDLVAHLQPNQILLLENLRFDPAEENPTSNPEFAKKLASFGDLYVNDAFGTAHREHSSTATITKYFPGKSAMGFLIQKEIDSLSSLVQNPQRPFYAIIGGAKISSKLGVLKSLLKKVDGLFIGGGMAYTLLKAQGYQIGNSIYEEDQLEEALQLTKSCQNQKLPLWLPVDLLVADHFSKDANSKYVQVHQGIPDGWEGMDIGTETIAIWEKALLKAATIFWNGPLGVFEFPAFAKGTEAIARCIASSKAISVVGGGDSVAAINQLHLASSFSHVSTGGGASLEYLEFGTLPGIDALSDS from the coding sequence ATGAGTAAACTCCAGTTAAAACAGCTTGATGTAAAGAATAAAAAAGTACTCTTGCGTGTTGATTTAAATGTCCCTATCAATGAAAAGGGAATCATTACAGACGATACGCGAATTAAAGAAGCACTCACTTCCATCCAATATATCTTAAGAAATAAAGGATCGGTTATCCTAATGAGCCATCTTGGTAGACCCAAAGGAAAACCCGATTCCAAACTGTCATTAGAACCTTGCGCTAAAGCCCTTGCTCTTTTACTAAAACGCCCTGTTTTAATGGCTAAAGACTGTATAGGCCCTAGCGCACAAGATCTGGTAGCTCATCTACAACCAAATCAAATACTTTTATTAGAAAATCTACGATTTGATCCAGCAGAAGAAAACCCTACAAGCAATCCAGAATTTGCTAAAAAATTAGCTAGCTTTGGAGATTTATATGTAAATGATGCTTTTGGAACGGCGCATCGAGAACACTCTTCTACCGCTACCATTACAAAGTATTTTCCTGGTAAATCTGCAATGGGGTTTCTCATACAAAAAGAAATCGATTCTTTAAGTTCTTTAGTACAAAATCCACAGCGTCCTTTTTATGCAATTATTGGTGGTGCAAAAATTTCAAGTAAACTAGGCGTGTTAAAATCTCTCTTAAAAAAAGTAGATGGCTTGTTTATTGGAGGAGGAATGGCCTATACTCTATTAAAAGCTCAAGGTTATCAGATTGGAAATTCTATTTATGAAGAAGATCAGCTAGAAGAGGCTTTGCAACTGACCAAAAGCTGTCAAAACCAAAAACTGCCACTTTGGTTACCTGTAGATTTACTAGTAGCAGATCACTTTTCCAAAGATGCAAACAGTAAATACGTTCAAGTTCATCAAGGAATTCCAGATGGATGGGAAGGAATGGATATAGGAACAGAAACAATTGCTATCTGGGAAAAAGCCCTTTTAAAAGCTGCTACTATATTTTGGAACGGCCCTTTAGGAGTATTCGAATTCCCTGCATTTGCAAAAGGAACAGAAGCAATTGCTCGATGCATTGCGTCTTCAAAGGCCATTTCCGTAGTAGGTGGCGGAGACTCCGTTGCTGCCATCAATCAATTACACCTTGCTAGTTCCTTTTCGCATGTCTCAACGGGGGGCGGAGCCTCCCTAGAATACCTAGAATTTGGGACACTTCCTGGAATAGATGCATTATCAGATAGTTAA
- a CDS encoding S49 family peptidase produces the protein MHYPRESIIASTIRSFFRSFAVFIGFFTAFMLLLFGLISLSSPYMQPERSTLLLSPDAKGQRLLLGPTSAVILKLDISGVIGVKNLTTEKITSLLLDAQEGILQNDRVKAILLHIDTPGGAVTDSDGIYRAIMAFKEKHKLPIYAYVDGLCASGGMYIACAADKVFASSTSVIGSVGVRFGPAFNFSTLMQRYGVEALTITQGKDKDALNPFRPWKADEDLSYRNLTSAMYKQFVDIVTSARPSLNKQKLISDYGAHVFIAEEALEYGYIDVANSNYNEALEALASQANLESYQVMTIQIAHNFLSELSQARYSFIEKMSHLFSPRTHSLYPELEGKFLYLYQPGLL, from the coding sequence ATGCACTACCCTAGAGAATCGATTATAGCTTCTACTATTCGTTCCTTTTTTCGTTCTTTTGCTGTTTTTATCGGTTTCTTTACAGCTTTTATGCTCCTCTTATTTGGCTTAATCAGTCTTTCTTCCCCCTATATGCAACCAGAAAGAAGCACACTTTTGCTCAGTCCAGATGCCAAAGGGCAAAGACTACTACTAGGCCCTACTTCAGCAGTCATACTGAAGTTAGATATCTCTGGAGTAATCGGAGTAAAAAATCTCACTACAGAGAAAATCACTTCTTTATTGCTCGATGCCCAAGAAGGGATATTACAAAACGATCGAGTAAAGGCCATTTTACTTCACATAGATACGCCGGGAGGAGCTGTAACAGATTCAGATGGAATTTATCGCGCCATAATGGCCTTCAAAGAAAAGCACAAGCTGCCTATTTACGCATACGTAGATGGGTTATGTGCATCGGGTGGCATGTATATTGCTTGCGCTGCAGATAAGGTATTTGCCTCTTCTACTAGTGTTATAGGATCTGTTGGAGTACGTTTTGGTCCAGCTTTTAACTTCTCTACTTTGATGCAACGCTATGGAGTAGAGGCTTTAACAATTACACAGGGTAAAGATAAGGATGCATTAAATCCTTTTAGACCTTGGAAAGCAGATGAAGATCTCTCTTATCGCAACTTAACCTCTGCTATGTATAAGCAATTTGTAGATATTGTTACATCAGCGCGCCCCTCTTTAAATAAGCAGAAACTCATTTCCGATTATGGAGCTCATGTATTTATAGCTGAAGAAGCACTGGAATATGGCTATATAGACGTTGCAAACAGCAACTATAATGAAGCGCTAGAAGCACTTGCCAGCCAAGCAAACTTAGAATCTTATCAAGTGATGACCATACAAATCGCTCACAATTTTCTATCAGAGTTATCTCAAGCTAGATATTCTTTTATAGAAAAAATGAGTCATTTATTTTCCCCTAGAACTCATTCTCTTTATCCAGAATTAGAAGGTAAATTTCTCTATCTTTATCAACCAGGACTTCTTTAA
- the msrA gene encoding peptide-methionine (S)-S-oxide reductase MsrA, with product MEELATFAGGCFWCIQHDFDHLPGVLQTQVGYTGGDVKNPSYEEVCSGKTGHVEAVQVLYDPKQISYEKLLDFYWHHIDPTRSDGQFCDIGSQYRPTIFYHNIQQKELAERSKNELHLSCLVQILPIETFYPAELYHQQFYKKDPARYESYSFYSGRKQRLKDLWKE from the coding sequence ATGGAAGAATTAGCGACTTTTGCAGGGGGATGTTTTTGGTGTATACAACATGATTTTGATCATTTGCCAGGTGTTTTACAAACACAAGTGGGTTATACAGGTGGAGATGTAAAAAATCCTAGCTATGAAGAGGTTTGTTCAGGAAAAACAGGACATGTAGAAGCTGTTCAAGTTCTCTATGATCCAAAGCAAATCAGCTATGAAAAACTTCTAGACTTTTACTGGCACCATATTGATCCTACAAGATCCGATGGGCAATTTTGTGACATTGGCTCGCAATATCGGCCAACGATCTTTTATCACAATATACAGCAAAAAGAGTTAGCGGAGCGTTCTAAAAATGAGCTACATTTATCCTGTTTAGTGCAAATTTTGCCGATAGAGACCTTTTATCCAGCAGAGCTCTATCATCAACAATTTTATAAAAAAGACCCTGCAAGGTATGAGTCCTATTCCTTTTATTCAGGCAGGAAACAGAGATTAAAAGATTTATGGAAAGAATAG
- a CDS encoding Npt1/Npt2 family nucleotide transporter — MFAAAKFSKLRACIWPIHRHELLKFVPLSILFFLIGFNYSLLRATKDALVITAPSSGAEALPFIKVWAIVPMAFLFTFLFTRVSNRLSKEKTFYAMMSIFIGFFTIFLFFLYPFQDVLHPHHLSDRVQQALPMGFQGFIALFRNWTFTLFYVMSEMWSTIIMTVLLWGFANDVTSVNDAKRYYGLLGIGINISGIVAGQVATSMSRLNYHSFLPFGNNAWDQAVFFLTSLVIVNGILCMLIFRYMHKKKQGYNSESYCAQNGNEKIKMGMRKNFGYLAKSPYLICIAVIVITYNIAINLIEVVWKDQVKQLYPNPADFNAYMGQILKWIGIVATVTSIFISSVIIRKFSWTFSALASPFILLFTGIAFFACFFFKDVGFASISAFLGVTPLALCVFFGSLQNCLARASKYTLFDVTKEMAFTPLSKECKQKGKAAIDGVGSRLGKSGGSLIHQTLLMFFGTVALSTPYVAIILLGVISTWMVSVRSLGHQFDNLIAHQATLKDPDEEPSTEPVLAESSNT; from the coding sequence ATGTTTGCGGCAGCAAAATTCAGCAAGTTACGCGCTTGTATATGGCCAATCCACCGCCATGAACTGCTTAAGTTTGTCCCTCTTTCCATTCTATTTTTTCTTATTGGATTCAATTACAGCCTCTTAAGAGCCACAAAGGATGCCCTTGTAATAACAGCCCCTTCCTCTGGAGCTGAGGCCCTTCCTTTTATTAAGGTCTGGGCAATTGTTCCCATGGCCTTCTTATTTACCTTCTTATTTACTAGAGTATCAAATCGTCTCTCTAAAGAAAAAACTTTCTATGCTATGATGAGCATCTTTATCGGGTTTTTTACGATATTCTTGTTCTTTCTATACCCTTTCCAAGATGTATTGCACCCACATCACTTAAGTGATCGCGTACAACAGGCCCTGCCTATGGGCTTTCAAGGCTTTATCGCCTTATTTCGCAATTGGACCTTCACTCTATTCTACGTTATGTCCGAGATGTGGAGCACCATTATTATGACGGTCTTGCTCTGGGGTTTTGCCAATGACGTGACCTCTGTTAATGATGCCAAACGCTATTATGGCTTACTTGGAATCGGAATTAATATATCAGGTATTGTTGCAGGTCAGGTTGCTACATCGATGTCTCGCTTAAATTACCACTCTTTCCTACCTTTTGGTAATAATGCTTGGGACCAAGCAGTCTTTTTTCTTACCTCTTTAGTGATTGTAAACGGTATTTTATGTATGTTAATTTTCCGCTACATGCATAAAAAGAAACAAGGCTATAACTCAGAGAGTTACTGTGCTCAAAATGGAAATGAAAAAATTAAAATGGGCATGCGTAAAAACTTTGGCTATCTAGCTAAATCTCCCTATCTTATCTGTATTGCAGTCATTGTGATAACCTATAATATCGCTATTAATTTGATTGAAGTGGTATGGAAAGATCAAGTAAAACAGCTCTATCCTAACCCTGCCGACTTTAATGCCTATATGGGGCAAATCCTGAAGTGGATCGGCATTGTCGCTACGGTAACCAGCATATTTATTTCCAGTGTGATTATTAGAAAATTTAGTTGGACCTTTAGCGCTTTAGCCTCTCCTTTCATTCTTTTATTTACTGGAATTGCTTTCTTTGCTTGTTTCTTCTTTAAAGATGTAGGCTTTGCTTCTATCTCTGCTTTTCTAGGAGTTACCCCTCTGGCACTTTGTGTATTTTTTGGTTCTCTACAAAATTGTTTAGCCAGAGCTTCTAAATACACCTTATTTGATGTAACCAAAGAAATGGCCTTTACCCCTTTAAGCAAAGAATGTAAACAAAAAGGGAAAGCAGCTATTGATGGTGTGGGATCACGCCTTGGAAAATCAGGCGGTTCTTTAATCCATCAAACGCTACTTATGTTCTTTGGAACCGTTGCTTTAAGCACCCCTTATGTTGCTATTATTCTCTTAGGAGTAATCAGCACTTGGATGGTATCGGTTCGTTCTTTAGGGCATCAATTTGACAATCTAATTGCCCATCAAGCAACACTAAAAGACCCTGATGAGGAACCATCTACAGAACCTGTGCTTGCAGAGTCTAGCAACACTTAA
- a CDS encoding Fic family protein yields the protein MHRSGQYLPQPSGYKAFIPSPLPPIKIDKDLNQLLISANIALGSLDAMGHLLPNVDHIIAMYVRKEALLSSQIEGTQASLDDVFAHESHLSIKNVQDVEEVVSYIKALNHGLKRLKEFPMSIRLIKEIHSILLSDTRGREKNPGEFKRSQNWIGPAGSTLKNASFIPPPPPEAIHGMGQLELYMHKEKELPILITCSLIHYQFETIHPFLDGNGRIGRLLITFYLCWKQVMQKPLLYLSYYFKLHRQEYYDRLNLVREKGDYEQWIQFFLKGVIWTSGSALETIKQILALADQHKKLLLHKKISSPLAIVLLDYLFVKPYVSIQEVSDSFHISFQRAQALVLQFVDIGILKEITGKKRDRCFSYWEYLDCLSEGTNPY from the coding sequence ATGCATAGAAGCGGTCAATATCTTCCTCAGCCTAGTGGATACAAAGCTTTTATCCCTTCTCCGTTACCGCCTATAAAGATCGATAAAGATTTGAATCAACTTCTTATCAGTGCAAATATTGCTCTTGGTAGCTTAGATGCCATGGGTCATTTACTGCCAAACGTAGACCATATTATTGCTATGTATGTTCGTAAAGAGGCTCTTCTCAGCTCACAAATCGAAGGAACCCAAGCTTCTCTAGACGATGTCTTTGCACATGAAAGTCATCTATCGATCAAAAATGTTCAAGATGTAGAAGAGGTAGTAAGCTATATCAAAGCATTAAACCACGGATTAAAAAGACTGAAAGAATTTCCTATGAGCATCCGTTTAATCAAAGAGATTCACAGCATTCTTTTATCGGATACAAGAGGCCGAGAAAAAAATCCTGGAGAATTTAAAAGATCGCAAAATTGGATTGGACCAGCAGGTTCTACTCTTAAAAATGCCTCTTTTATCCCCCCTCCTCCTCCAGAGGCCATACATGGCATGGGGCAATTAGAGTTATACATGCATAAAGAAAAAGAACTGCCCATATTGATTACGTGTTCTTTGATTCATTATCAATTTGAAACCATTCATCCTTTTTTAGATGGCAATGGAAGAATAGGGCGTTTGCTTATCACCTTTTATTTATGTTGGAAACAAGTTATGCAAAAGCCTTTGCTGTACTTAAGTTACTACTTTAAATTGCATCGGCAAGAATATTACGATCGGCTTAATCTAGTCAGAGAAAAAGGAGATTATGAACAATGGATCCAATTTTTCTTAAAAGGCGTGATTTGGACCTCTGGATCCGCTCTTGAGACAATTAAGCAAATTTTAGCATTGGCTGATCAACACAAGAAATTGTTGCTACACAAAAAGATCTCTTCGCCCTTAGCTATTGTATTACTAGATTATTTATTTGTTAAACCCTATGTGTCTATACAAGAAGTATCTGACTCTTTTCATATCTCTTTTCAAAGAGCACAAGCTTTAGTCTTACAATTCGTAGATATAGGAATTCTAAAAGAGATCACAGGCAAAAAAAGAGACCGATGTTTTAGCTATTGGGAATATCTTGATTGTTTATCAGAAGGGACAAACCCCTATTGA
- a CDS encoding mechanosensitive ion channel family protein translates to MISFSFADLQRFWWLEIVIYLGLLTFINFFLKKTLKKIAKRFPIDRWKGRVDTIFYLPSSLFLWICGICLIISFIAVYFRLSLVYEYSYSFFKTAVIFTLAWIFLRWKKEVERDLVYFKHTIKKIDMSHVHMIGRLISIAVISVFLLIILQIWGLDMVPLMAFGGVGAAALGFAAKEVIANFFGGMMLWINRPFVLGDYISLPDRGGLEGVVEEIGWYLTVVRDKDKRLVYLPNAIFSTISVVNTSRMSHRRIQITVGVRKEDFARLEELTQALKEVFEKHPSVDAYLPINVVFSSFGAYSLELFVELYTKQTRYKQYLMAKQEILYLLYKTIQQMGIQVPNPIMAIEK, encoded by the coding sequence ATGATTAGTTTTTCTTTTGCAGATTTGCAACGATTTTGGTGGTTAGAAATTGTAATCTACCTTGGGCTGTTAACTTTTATCAATTTTTTTCTCAAGAAGACTCTCAAGAAGATAGCAAAACGTTTTCCTATAGATCGGTGGAAGGGGAGGGTAGATACTATTTTTTATTTGCCTAGCTCTCTTTTTCTATGGATTTGTGGTATTTGTTTAATCATTTCTTTTATTGCAGTTTATTTTCGACTCTCTCTTGTCTATGAGTATAGCTATTCTTTTTTTAAAACAGCTGTTATTTTTACTCTAGCTTGGATATTTTTGCGCTGGAAAAAAGAAGTAGAAAGAGATCTTGTTTATTTTAAGCATACCATCAAAAAAATCGACATGTCACATGTTCACATGATAGGTCGATTAATTTCCATTGCTGTCATCTCTGTATTCTTGTTGATCATCTTACAAATTTGGGGATTAGATATGGTCCCTCTAATGGCTTTTGGAGGAGTAGGCGCCGCAGCTTTAGGATTTGCAGCTAAAGAGGTTATTGCCAATTTTTTTGGAGGCATGATGCTTTGGATCAATCGTCCTTTTGTATTAGGTGATTACATTTCCTTGCCTGATCGCGGAGGTTTAGAAGGAGTTGTAGAGGAAATAGGCTGGTATTTAACCGTAGTAAGAGATAAGGATAAGCGATTGGTATATTTACCCAATGCCATTTTTTCTACGATCTCTGTCGTTAATACATCGAGAATGAGTCATCGACGTATTCAAATTACGGTAGGTGTTAGGAAGGAGGATTTTGCGAGGCTAGAAGAATTGACACAAGCCTTAAAAGAAGTGTTTGAAAAACATCCATCGGTAGATGCTTATTTACCAATTAATGTGGTTTTCTCCTCTTTTGGAGCTTATTCATTAGAGTTATTTGTAGAGCTTTATACCAAACAAACAAGATACAAACAGTATTTAATGGCAAAACAAGAAATTTTATATCTTTTGTATAAAACCATTCAGCAAATGGGTATTCAAGTGCCTAATCCCATAATGGCTATTGAAAAATGA